Proteins encoded in a region of the Hippopotamus amphibius kiboko isolate mHipAmp2 chromosome 11, mHipAmp2.hap2, whole genome shotgun sequence genome:
- the ZSCAN16 gene encoding zinc finger and SCAN domain-containing protein 16, translating into MATSLEPEEQKELLIVKAEDHYRGQDSISQKYSPPRRELFRQHFRKLCYQDAPGPREALSQLWELCRQWLRPECHTKEQILDLLVLEQFLSILPRDLQAWVQAHHPETGEEAVTMLEDLERELEPRKQVPTNSERQDTLMDKLAPLRSPHESLTIQLYPKKTQQEQESGEPQRNGDKTKTKNEESSQKEDMEFLGKINDRLTKDIPQYPEPKDAIESEGRFKWQQRERRCYKCDDCGKNFSHSSDLSKHRRTHTREKPYKCDECGKAFIQRSHLIGHHRVHTGVKPYKCKECGKDFSGRTGLIQHQRIHTGEKPYECDECGRPFRVSSALIRHQRIHTANKLY; encoded by the exons ATGGCCACATCCCTGGAACCTGAGGAACAAAAAGAACTTCTAATAGTTAAGGCAGAAGACCATTACAGGGGACAGGACTCCATCTCACAAAAGTACAGCCCTCCCAGAAGGGAACTCTTTAGGCAGCACTTCAGGAAGCTCTGCTATCAGGATGCACCTGGACCCCGTGAAGCGCTTTCCCAGCTCTGGGAGCTTTGCCGCCAGTGGCTGAGGCCAGAATGCCACACAAAAGAGCAGATTTTAGACCTGCTGGTGCTCGAACAGTTCCTGAGCATTCTCCCTAGGGACCTGCAAGCATGGGTGCAGGCACACCATCCAGAGACTGGAGAGGAGGCAGTGACTATGCTGGAGGATCTGGAGAGAGAACTTGAACCTCGAAAGCAG GTCCCAACAAATTCAGAAAGACAGGACACACTTATGGACAAGTTGGCCCCCTTGAGAAGTCCACATGAGTCACTGACTATCCAGCTCTATCCCAAGAAGACTCAGCAGGAGCAGGAATCTGGGGAGCCCCAAAGGAATG GTGATAAAACCAAGACTAAGAATGAAGAGTCGTCCCAGAAGGAAGACATGGAATTCCTTGGGAAAATAAACGACAGACTTACCAAAGATATTCCTCAGTATCCTGAACCTAAAGATGCTATTGAAAGTGAGGGCAGATTCAAGTGGCAACAGAGGGAAAGAAGATGCTATAAATGTGATGACTGTGGAAAAAATTTCAGTCATAGCTCAGACCTTAGTAAACACAGGAGAACTcacactagagagaagccctatAAATGtgatgaatgtgggaaagccttcattcAACGCTCACATCTCATTGGACATCATAGAGTACACACTGGAGTGAAACCctataaatgtaaagaatgtgggaaagaTTTCAGTGGGCGCACGGGTCTCATTCAACATCAGAGAATCCACACAGGtgaaaaaccctatgaatgtgATGAGTGTGGGAGGCCCTTCCGTGTAAGTTCAGCCCTTATTAGacatcaaagaattcatacaGCAAATAAGCTCTACTAA